The following coding sequences are from one bacterium window:
- a CDS encoding HD domain-containing protein: MTDQERLTQINPTLGRGFRPPAALVLLTVVLVVGLVPLVFYGRLVTNEMTDALVASAQERQLRLAEAAAMRLDAFVDQSGREAAKIGEALASLPAIDAPRLGAFLDDATAAVRFVPVGGAPLAAAWPDADLGALRGPLDQDARAAADQSVAPAAGAPRPVLMAGPFALERPRGLAVIVSCPVQRGGRVVGVYQQVALIEKTWAEATAAVPEPMRIFLLRGDGAVVSAPRGLAAGADAFGRREVVQQFLASRGRSRGSRSYEGAGPDGAPRPMLGSFAATAHGWGVFVEVDQNLALAPVARLTRLATYGAALAAALALGAALLLGGMISRPIQRLAAISNRLAEGEFEERAPGSRVAELDVLASNFNRMAARLGELVERFRVAARDANDMFLGTIRALAEAIDEKDPYTKGHSVRVNRCAVIIGRYLGLSREEMRHLQISSLLHDVGKIGIDDAILKKPAALSEDEFAVMKTHPERGAKIMGRIPQMRNIIPGMRFHHERFAGGGYPTGLKGGEIPLQARIIAVADTFDAMTTDRPYQRALPVREAVARINDMKGRILDPGCVEAFNRAYEAGEFEDFGRRLPADAAPRADAPDAVAGERRGN; this comes from the coding sequence GTGACCGATCAGGAACGGTTGACGCAAATCAATCCGACGCTCGGGCGCGGCTTCCGTCCGCCCGCCGCGCTGGTGTTGCTGACGGTCGTGCTCGTCGTCGGTCTGGTTCCGCTCGTCTTCTACGGCCGCCTCGTCACGAACGAGATGACCGACGCCCTCGTCGCCTCGGCGCAGGAACGGCAGTTGCGGTTGGCCGAGGCGGCGGCGATGCGCCTCGACGCGTTCGTCGACCAGAGCGGACGCGAGGCGGCGAAGATCGGCGAGGCGCTGGCGAGCCTTCCGGCGATCGACGCGCCGCGGCTCGGCGCCTTCCTCGACGACGCGACCGCCGCGGTCCGCTTCGTGCCCGTCGGCGGCGCGCCGCTCGCCGCGGCCTGGCCCGACGCCGACCTCGGCGCGCTGCGCGGTCCGCTCGACCAGGACGCGCGGGCCGCCGCCGACCAATCGGTCGCCCCGGCCGCCGGCGCGCCGCGTCCCGTGCTGATGGCCGGGCCGTTCGCGCTGGAGCGGCCGCGCGGCCTCGCGGTGATCGTCTCCTGTCCCGTGCAGCGCGGCGGGCGCGTCGTCGGCGTCTACCAGCAGGTCGCGCTGATCGAGAAGACGTGGGCCGAGGCCACGGCCGCCGTGCCGGAGCCGATGCGGATCTTCCTGCTCCGCGGCGACGGGGCCGTCGTCTCCGCGCCGCGCGGCCTCGCGGCCGGCGCCGACGCGTTCGGCCGGCGCGAGGTCGTGCAGCAGTTCCTCGCCTCGCGCGGCCGGTCGCGCGGCTCGCGCTCGTACGAAGGGGCGGGGCCGGACGGCGCGCCGCGCCCGATGCTCGGCTCGTTCGCCGCGACGGCGCACGGCTGGGGCGTCTTCGTCGAGGTGGACCAGAACCTGGCGCTCGCGCCGGTGGCGCGGCTGACGCGGCTGGCGACCTACGGCGCCGCGCTCGCCGCGGCCCTCGCGCTCGGCGCCGCGCTGCTCCTCGGCGGCATGATCAGCCGCCCGATCCAGCGGCTCGCCGCGATCTCGAACCGGTTGGCGGAAGGGGAATTCGAGGAACGCGCTCCCGGCTCGCGCGTCGCCGAGCTCGACGTCCTCGCCTCGAACTTCAACCGCATGGCGGCGCGGCTCGGCGAACTCGTCGAGCGGTTCCGCGTCGCGGCGCGCGACGCGAACGACATGTTCCTCGGCACGATCCGCGCGCTCGCCGAGGCGATCGACGAAAAGGACCCCTACACCAAGGGCCATTCGGTGCGGGTCAACCGCTGCGCGGTGATCATCGGCCGCTACCTCGGCCTGTCGCGCGAGGAGATGCGCCACCTGCAGATCTCCTCGCTGCTGCACGACGTGGGGAAGATCGGCATCGACGACGCGATCCTCAAGAAGCCCGCGGCGCTCTCGGAGGACGAGTTCGCCGTGATGAAGACCCATCCCGAGCGGGGCGCGAAGATCATGGGACGGATCCCGCAGATGCGGAACATCATCCCGGGGATGCGGTTCCACCACGAGCGCTTCGCCGGCGGCGGCTATCCGACCGGCCTCAAGGGGGGCGAGATCCCGCTGCAGGCGCGGATCATCGCCGTCGCCGACACGTTCGACGCGATGACGACCGACCGCCCCTATCAGCGCGCGCTGCCGGTGCGGGAGGCGGTCGCGCGGATCAACGACATGAAAGGGCGGATCCTCGATCCGGGCTGCGTCGAGGCGTTCAACCGCGCCTACGAGGCGGGGGAGTTCGAGGACTTCGGCCGCCGCCTTCCCGCCGACGCGGCGCCGCGGGCCGACGCCCCCGACGCCGTCGCCGGAGAGCGGCGCGGGAACTGA